TGGCTCTTGCATCATAAGTAACTCGCCAAACATTGTAATCCATCTTTGATCCTCTATAAAAGAGGCTGTATCTGTCACGACATAAACGATATCATAATCTTGAAAAATATCTTTTGGAATATTGGAGTTTGTTCTAGAACCATTCATATAAACTGCTCGAATTCGTTCATCTCGCTGAGCGAATCCTATAATTAAATCGAACATTTCCTTTTCACTTCTCATTACACTCCACCTCATTTTTACTGTTCTAAAAGAAAGACTTTCTATTTTTAAATTATAGCAATATTTTGTAAAATAAGTCGTCATATTATAAAATATTGATAACTAAATAGTGTCAAAAAGAATGAAAAAGGAAGCGGAAGAACGAAACGTGATATAATGGTAAGGAAAATACTTCTATTTATAGATTTAGGAGAGGAGCTTATACATGTATTCTACTTTAGAACAATTAACGAAGCATCCTGTATTTTATCATTTTGCAGAAATTTCAAAGATTCCAAGAGGGTCTGGAAATGAAAAAGAAATTAGTGATTACTTAGTGAAATTTGCACAAGATCGTAATTTAGAGGTTGTGCAAGATGAAGCGTTAAATGTCATTATAAAAAAACCAGCAACTCCTGGATATGAAAATGTGCCGACTATTATTATACAAGGGCATATGGACATGGTATGTGAAAAGAATGAAGCAACTGTTCATGATTTTGAAAAAGATCCGATTGAGCTTAGAATTGTTGGTGATATGCTATATGCAAAGGAAACGACTTTAGGTGCAGATAATGGCATTGCCGTTGCATATGCATTAGCATTATTAGATTCAACAGATATTGCTCATCCTGCCCTTGAAGTTGTTATTACAACAGAGGAAGAAACAACAATGGGCGGTGCTTTTGCTGTTGATCCAAAACATTTTGATGGAAAGATATTTATTAATATTGATTCTGAAGAGGATCACAAACTATTAGTAAGCAGTGCTGGCGGAGCAAAAGCGGTTGAAACAATCTCTATTATTTGGGATGAAGCACCAGCAGAATTAGAGACATATCGTCTATATGTAGGAGGGCTAAAAGGTGGCCATTCTGGTATGGAAATTGATAAGCAACGTGGGAATGCGAATAAAGTATTAGGACGAGTTCTTTATGATTTATCGAATGAAGTGTCATTTTATATAAGTGATATTCGCGGTGGATTAAAAACAAATGCCATTCCGCGTGAAAGTGCGGCAACAATTTTATTCGCTAAAAGCGATATAGAAACAGTAGAAGGGAAAGTAGAAGAGTGGACGCGTATTCTACAAGAAGAGCTACGCGCTGTAGACCCAGATGTACATGTTTCCCTAACAAAAGTGGAAGAAAAAGCAAATCAAGTATTTGCAAAGGAAACGCAAAAACAACTTATTTCTTCTTTATTCTTAATCCCAAATGGTATTCAAAGCATGAGTATGGATATTAAAGGACTTGTTGAAAGCTCGACAAACCTAGGAGTGATTGAAACATTACAGAATGAAATTAAATTAAAAAATGAAGTGAGAAGTTCTGTAGGGACTTTAAAACAGCATATTACAAATGAGATTAAGCACATTGCAGAGTTAGTTGGTGCACAATTCGAGAAAGAATCTGAATATCCAGAATGGCCATACAATCCAAACTCTCCAATTCGCAATCTGTTTGAAAAAGTGCATAAAGAAAAATATAACGAAGATGTTGAAATTTATGCAGTGCATGCTGGTATTGAGTGCAGTGTATTTGTGCAAAAAATGCCAGAACTAGATGCGATTTCATTTGGCCCTGATATTTTTAATGTTCATACACCAGACGAACATATTAGCATTTCATCTGTTATAAATAACTGGGGTTACTTTATTGACGTGCTAAGAGAAACAAAAGAGCTAGTGAAATAAAGTGAAACTTTCATCAGTGGGGTTTCATCCCCGATTCATTATGAGACATCACCAATCGAGTTACTCTAAAATAGCGGGATAAAAAATAAATGATAAGATGGTTCCGGTACAATGCCGGAGCCACTTTTTGAATGTTCGAAATTTGGAGTTCGTTTGCTATTTCGTAATGCCATACGTTATGATGACATTTTCATTCATGGAGGGGAAAAATGACTATACTATGCAAACAATTCATGCATGTAATTGATGATAAAAGGTACATGCAAGATATTATATCCCTCTGGAACGATAATTGTTTACAAACAGCAGAGTGCAAATTGGGGGAAAATGGAATAATAAAGGCTGAAGGCTAAAGGATAAAGTGTAAAAAACATACAAGATCAAACTTAATATAATTATATTGCAATCCAAAAATTTTGACGAAAATCTGTACGCTTTTGTAGTACAAGTATCCATTACAATTTTGTTAAATTTATGATACGCTACATAAACTAACAAATTTTGAGGGTTTTTTTTGATATAGTATAAATAATTTAAAAAAATCAGTTTTATTTAAGGGGATATGGCTTAGTTGATATTAAAAATGGTTTAGAGGAGTGTACTTATGCATAAAGAATTTGAAATTGAAGAATATACAGAGATTGAAGAGCAAATTCATTATTATTGTCAATGTTTGTTGGTAAATCATCCTGAACAAATTATAAGGTATTTAGAAAAAAGGCTTGAAAAATATACCGAAACGTTAAAACATGCACACTTATACCCTGAAAAAATCATTTTATCCATTCAACATTTAGTAATTGAGTATTCCTGTGATCTTGCTAGAATTAGAAGGTATTTAAATTTAGAAACGTAGTTTATAATTTACGAATGAATATGAAATAGTATGAGATGAATATTGTTAGGTGAGCACAGTTTAGAATGATTTTGTTGTAAACAAGTTTGTCTAACTGTCTGCAAATGTACTAAAATATTCATGTTCCGAGCTATAAAATTAGAGATGTACACCATTATACAGAAGAAAAGGACAGGGCTAACTTGTTTAATAAGGTTGTACTCAAAAAATTTTTCGCATATTATAACTGAGCCGGAGATTGCTTGTCGAATTTTATTACACTTGAATAGAAAACTTTACGGAAGAAGCAAATTGAAAGATTGTATGCCATTTTAGTCAGATTATGTATCATTATTTATAATTATATAGTCAATAAAAAGAGAAAGAACGGAAACAGATGAGGATCGATTAGAAGAAAATGATTTTTTTGCCTATTCGTATTACGCGCTATACATTGAATACAAACGTATGGGAGTGCATTTTTAAGTATTTTAAAGTATAAGGGAAAGAAAAAATGAGATTGTTGTATGAATATATAGAATGAAATTTCATTGAGTAATTTGCGATGATTTTAACATCATGGACAATCTAACCTTGACAAGGCTCATGTATGATGGAACGCTTTCTTTTGAAGTACTGGCAGAAGGACTGTGAGAAAGAGAGTATCGAAAACCACATAATTCGACAAAAAAATTCCTGTGTTGTTGTAGAACAATGTAGGAATTTTTTTGTGCATAAGTACAGATTCTGTTTTAAAATTAAATTATGACAGAATTATAACAATTATCTAACTACTATTCTGTATCTTTTGAAAGGCAATGGTTGTAGTACAAACTCGCACGCTGTCGAAACTCAATATTCGATAAGGGGTGTGTAGCGGAATGGAATTTACTCTAACTCGCGAAAAACAAATGATTAAAGAAATGGTACGTGATTTTGCTGAAAAGGAAATTGCTCCGAAGGCTGTTTACCATGATAAGACAGCAGAATTTCCATATGAAACATTTCAAAAAATGGGCGAACTAGGTTTGCTAGGCATCCCATTCCCAGAGGAGTATGGTGGTTCTGGTGGTGATACATTATCATACGTATTAGCCGTTGAAGAAATTGGCCGAGCTTGTGGTGGTACAGGTTTAAGTTATGCTGCAACAATTTCGTTAGGTGCTTCGCCGATTTATTACTTCGGTACGGAAGAACAAAAGCAAAAATATTTAGTTCCGATGGCATCAGGGAAAACATTGGGTGCTTTTGGATTAACGGAACCGAATGCGGGATCAGATGCAGGTGGAACACAAACAAAAGCGATTTTAGATGGCGATGAATATGTGATTAACGGTGAGAAATGTTGGATTACAAACGCGGAATACGCAAACACAATTATTGTAACCGCTGTCAACGGTGTTGATGAGAACGGTAGAAAACGTATTTCTGCATTCATTGTGCCAACGATTAGTGAAGGACTAACTATTTCAAGCCCTTACGATAAGATGGGGGTTCGCGCATCTAACACTTGTGAAATTGTATTAGAGGACGTACGTGTACCGAGGGAAAATATACTCGGTGATGTGAATAAAGGCTTTAAACAATTCTTATATACACTTGATGGAGGTCGTATCTCGATAGCAGCATTAGCTGTAGGGATTGCACAGTCTGCATTTGAACGTGCACTTCAATATGCAAAAGAGCGTAAGCAATTCGGGAAAGCAATTTCGAATTTTCAAGCGATTCAATTTAAGCTAGCTGATATGGCGACTGAAATAGAGTTAGCGCGAAATTTAGTACATAAAGCAGCTTGGTTAAAAGATCATGATAAACCTTTCGGCAAAGAAGCGGCTATGGCCAAATTGTTTGCATCTGAAGCGGCAAGTCGTATTTCAAATCAAGCAGTACAAATTCATGGTGGATATGGATATATGCGTGAATATGAGGTAGAACGACATATACGTGATGCAAAGCTATTGGAAATTGGTGAAGGGACTTCTGAAGTTCAACGTCTCGTAATTGCTAGACATTTAGGATGCAGATAAAAGGAGGACTCACTATGTTTCAAAAAATATTAATTGCAAATCGTGGAGAAATTGCAGTCCGTATTATAAAAACATGTCAAAAACTTGGTATTCAAACCGTTGCGATTTATTCAGAAGCAGATGAAAATGCACTTCATGTCAAATTAGCAGATGAAGCGTACGTAGTAGGTGGGCCACGTGTTCAAGAAAGCTACTTAAACTTAGAAAAGATTATAGAGATCGCCAAGAAAACAAATACTGAAGCCATTCATCCAGGGTATGGATTATTATCAGAAAACCCATCCTTAGCTATTCGGTGTAAAGAAGAAGGAATTGCATTTATCGGACCTTCTGACGAAATCATTGCCAAGATGGGAAGTAAAATCGAATCTCGTTTGGCAATGCAAGAAGCAAATGTTCCAGTTGTACCTGGGATTACAACAAATATCGAAACGGCTGAAGAAGCACTTGAAATTGCAAAACAAATCGGTTATCCGTTAATGCTGAAGGCATCCGCTGGAGGCGGAGGCATTGGAATGCAGTTGATGGAAACTGAGCAAACGCTCACCAAGGCGTTTGAAAGTAATAAAACAAGGGCTCAAAATTTCTTTGGAAACGGTGAAATGTATTTAGAGCGCTATATTGCAGACGCACATCATATTGAGATTCAAATTCTTGCCGATACACATGGGAATACAGTGTATTTATGGGAGCGTGAATGTTCTGTCCAGCGCCGAAATCAAAAAGTAATAGAGGAGGCACCTTCTCCGTTTTTAGATGAAAAAACGCGCAAAAAAATGGGAGAAGTTGCTGTACAAGCAGCGAAAGCGCTCGGTTATACAAACGCTGGTACAGTTGAATTTCTTGTCGATGATCAAAAGAACTTTTATTTCTTGGAAATGAATACGAGATTGCAAGTAGAACACCCAGTAACAGAGGAGATTACAGGATTGGATCTCGTTGAAGAACAGATTCGCATTGCCTATGGCGAGAAACTATCCTTTACGCAGGAAGAAATAAATCGCAATGGTCATGCTATTGAAGCGCGTATTTATGCAGAAGATCCAAAGACGTTCTTCCCATCACCAGGAACAATTACGAATGTAACGTTACCAACTCATGTGCGCATCGATCACTTTTTAGAAAATAATGTAACAATTACACCTTTTTATGATCCGATGATTGCGAAAATCATTGCACATGGTGAGACGCGTGATGAAGCAATTGTAAAATTACAAAATGCGCTGCAAGAATTGAAAGTAGAAGGGATTAAAACGAATACACCGATGTTACTCCAAGTGTTAGAAGATGAAGTATTTCAAAGCGGAGTATATACAACTGGATTTGTAGCAAAACAACTTGTGAAAAAATAAGATGTATCACTATTAAAGGGGGAAAAATGATGACAAAAGTATATGCATCGATGGCAGGTAATGTTTGGAAGATTGTAGTGGGAGTAGGAGATCCGGTAGAGGAAGAACAAGATGTCGTCATTTTAGAATCTATGAAAATGGAAATTCCAATCGTTTCAGAAGAAGCTGGAACAGTTATGAAAATACATGTTCAAGAAGGTGATTTTGTTAATGAGGGAGATGTATTAGTAGAAATTGAATAGTGAAAATGGGGGGGAAATGGATTGAAATTACCTAATTTTGCTGTCATTAAGGAAGTTGGGCCAAGAGATGGCCTACAAAATGAAAAAAAGATCATTGGCACAAAAGATAAAGTAACATGGATTCAATTACTAACAGAAGCAGGATTATCATACATTGAAGTTTCCTCTTTTGTTCACCCAAAGTGGGTTCCTGCTTTAGCTGATGCAAGTGATGTATTTAGAGAGCTAAAGAGGGAATCAAATGTGACATATGCTGCGCTTGTTCCAAATCAAAATGGTTTGGAACGAGCTCTTTTGCAAGATGTTGATGAGGTGAATGTCTTTTTATCAGCAAGTGAATCTCATAATAAAAGTAATATTAATAAATCTATGAAAGAAGCAGTAGCAGTCATAAAAGATATTACGAAAAAAGCTGAGTTTGCTGGTAAAAAAGTGAGAGGGTATGTGTCTACTGTATTTGGTTGCCCATATGAAGGAAATGTAAGTATAGAAGCAATAGATGAATTATGCAACCAACTCTTTTCATATGGTATTTATGAAATCTCGCTAGGAGATACAATCGGTGTAGCGAATCCCCTTCAAGTAGAACAAGTATTAGAGCATTTATTAAAAAAGTATGATGCTTCTCAGTTTGCTATGCATTTTCATAATACGTATGGAATGGCACTTGCAAATGTTGTGAAATCTTTAGAATACGGAATTACAACCTTTGATAGTTCGTGCGGTGGTTTAGGTGGCTGCCCTTATGCACCAGGAGCTTCAGGAAATGTTGCAACAGATGACCTCGTGCATATGCTTCATAAGTTAGGTGTACAAACAAATATAAATGAAGAAAAGTTATGGAAAGCTAGTCAATTCATTCAAAATAAACTAAATATTCAATTACCTAGTCATGTGTATAAAGCGCTTCAACATAAAACGATAAGTAGGTGAGAATATGCTACAATTACAAAACATTTCTGTTGATTATGTAACCCCACACATCGTAAAGTTGACATTAAATCGTGAAAAGCAAGCAAATGCTCTATCTTTAGCGTTATTAGAAGAATTGCAGTCGATATTAACTCATATTCATGAAGAAGCAAACGTTCGGGTTGTTATGATAACAGGTGCTGGAGAAAAAGCATTTTGTGCTGGTGCAGATTTAAAAGAGCGCGCCAATATGAATGAAGAGCAAGTACGTCATGCTGTTGGAATGATTCGCTCGACAATGAATATGGTTGAGCAGTTAACGCAACCTGTAATTGCTGCGATAAATGGCATAGCACTTGGCGGCGGAACGGAATTAAGTTTAGCATGTGATTTCAGAATTGCAGCGGATTCAGCAAGTCTTGGTCTTACGGAAACATCCCTTGCAATTATTCCAGGAGCCGGCGGGACGCAGCGTTTACCAAGATTAATTGGAATCGGTAGAGCAAAAGAATTAATATATACCGGAAGACGTATTTCAGCTCAGGAAGCAAAGGAATATGGTTTAGTAGAATTTGTTGTACCGAAACATTCTCTTGAAGAGAAAGCGATTGAAATGGCTGAGCGAATTGCTAGCAACGGCCCGATTGCGGTCCGATTAGCAAAACAAGCGATTTCAAATGGGATTCAAGTAGATTTACATACCGGATTGCAAATGGAAAAGCAAGCATATGAAGGTGTTATTCAAACGAAAGATAGATTAGAAGGGTTACAAGCATTTAAAGAAAAACGTAAACCAATCTATAAGGGGGAATAAATGTGCTAGATCAAAAACAACAGTTGCATTCATTAGAAGACCGTATTGAAACAATTACACAAGGTGGCGCACCAAAATATCACGAGCAAAATAAAGCGAAAGGAAAACTTTTTGTCAGGGAGCGTCTAGCACGATTATTTGATAATGGAGAATATGTAGAAGATGCTTTATTTGCTAATTGTGAAAAGAAAGACTTACCAGCAGATGGTGTTGTAACTGCAACAGGAAAAATACATGGTCGTACGGTATGTGTAATGGCAAATGATTCAACAGTAAAGGCTGGATCTTGGGGGTCTCGTACAGTCGAAAAGATTTTACGTATTCAAGAAACAGCTGAAAAATTACGAGTTCCTTTATTTTATCTCGTTGACTCTGCTGGTGCGCGCATTACTGATCAAGTTGAGATGTTCCCAGGGCGCCGCGGAGCAGGAAGAATTTTTTATAATCAAGTAAAGTTGTCAGGTAAAGTACCGCAAATTTGCTTACTATTTGGACCATCAGCAGCTGGTGGTGCGTACATTCCTGCATTTTGTGATGTTGTGATGATGGTGGAAGGAAATGCGTCAATGTACTTAGGGTCTCCGCGCATGGCCGAAATGGTAATTGGTGAAAAAGTAACATTAGAAGAAATGGGCGGTGCTCGTATGCATTGCTCTGTATCAGGATGTGGCGATGTTTTATGTAAAACAGAAGAAGACGCTATTTCTCAAGCAAGACAATATATTTCATACTTCCCAAATAACTACTTAGAAAAAACTCCTATGACGACACCTCAAGAGCCAAAAGAATTCGAAAAAACGTTAGAACAAATCATTCCAGAGAATCAAAATACCCCATTTAATATGAAAGATTTAATTAATCGAATTGTTGATGAAGGTTCCTTCTTTGAAGTGAAAAAACTGTTTGCACAAGAATTAATTACAGGTTTAGCACGTATTGATGGAAAGCCTGTAGGAATTATCGCAAATCAACCGCGCATGAAAGGTGGCGTGTTATTCCATGACTCTGCCGATAAAGCGGCGAAATTTATTAATTTATGTGATGCCTACCATATTCCGTTATTATTCCTCGCTGATGTGCCTGGATTTATGATTGGTACGAAAGTGGAAAGAGCTGGTATTATTCGCCATGGTGCGAAAATGATTTCGGCCATGAGCGAAGCTACGGTACCAAAAATTTCAATTGTTGTGCGAAAAGCATACGGTGCTGGGCTATATGCGATGGCGGGACCTGCATTTGAACCAGATTGTTGCTTAGCATTACCAACTGCTTCTATTGCGGTAATGGGACCAGAAGCGGCTGTGAATGCAGTTTATGCCAAAAAAATTGCAGCGTTACCAGAAGAGGAACGCGCAGCATTTATTGAAGAAAAGCGTGAAGAGTATAAACAAGATATTGACATTTATCGATTGGCATCGGAAATGGTGATTGATGGAATCGTTCATCCGAATGATTTGCGAGAAGAACTGAAGAAACGTTTTGATATGTACATGAGTAAGTATCAAATATTTACAGATCGTAAACATCCAGTTTATCCAGTATAGAAAGCCCTATTTAGGGCTTTCTTGTTCGAAAACATAAGGAGGGGAAAACATTGAAACAAGCTGTTTGGTTTCCAACAGAAGAATATAAAGAAAAAACGCGTTTATATGGATGGATGAAAAAACTTGGTTATGAAGATTATGATGTGTTTTATAAAAAATCAATCGAAGAAACGGCATGGTTTTGGGGCGAAGCAGAAAAAGCAGTTGGTTATCAATGGATGAAGCCTTATATGGAAGTACTAGATTTAGAAAATGGCACACCATTTGCCCATTGGTACACAGAAGGGACTTGCAATGTTGTAGAATCCGCTTTATCCCGTTGGCTAGCGGAAGAAGAAACAAGAATGCAGCCTGCACTGATGTACGAAGGAGAGAATGGCACGTCAAAGTCATTTACATATGAAGAACTTGATCATTGGGTAAGTAAAGTAGCAAATGGATTGAAACATTCAGGAATTGAGAAAGGGGACCGTGTAACGATTTATATGCCAATGATTCCTGAAACAGTCGTTGCAATGCTAGCTGTTATGAAAATTGGGGCCATTATTTCTCCTATTTTTTCAGGTTTTGCAGCAGATGCAGTGATGACACGAGTTCAAGCAGCTGGATCGAAAATGATTATTACAGCTGATGGCTTCTCACGTCGTGGCAAAATTGTTTCTTTAAAAGATGAAGTGGATAAAGCGTGTGAACAATGCCCAACTGTTGAAAAGGTTGTCATAGTTCGCCATGCTGGAAATGATTTTACACCTCATAATTATGACCTTTCGTGGAGCATCCTTGAAAAGGAAAAGCCATTTACGCATGCAGAAGAAATGAAGAGCGATGATCCACTCATGCTGATTTATACGTCTGGTACAACGGGAAAACCGAAAGGAACGGTTCATACGCATGCCGGATTTCCTTTAAAGGCAGCGTTTGATGCCGGATTTGGGATGGATATTAAGCAAGGAAATCGTGTTCTATGGGTAACTGATATGGGATGGATGATGGGACCGTTTTTATTATTCGGTTCTCTTATAAATGGCGCTACAATGGTTATGTATGAAGGAGTTCCTGATTATCCAAAAGCAGATCGATTATGGGAAACAGTAGATCAATATCAAATTACACATCTCGGCATTTCGCCAACTTTAATTCGAGCATTGATGGCGAAAGGTGATGAATATGTAAAACAACACTCATTAAAAAGTTTAAAAGTTTTTGCATCTACAGGAGAACCATGGAACCCAGACCCTTGGATGTGGCTCTTTGAAACAGTTGG
The window above is part of the Bacillus cytotoxicus NVH 391-98 genome. Proteins encoded here:
- a CDS encoding aminoacyl-histidine dipeptidase, coding for MYSTLEQLTKHPVFYHFAEISKIPRGSGNEKEISDYLVKFAQDRNLEVVQDEALNVIIKKPATPGYENVPTIIIQGHMDMVCEKNEATVHDFEKDPIELRIVGDMLYAKETTLGADNGIAVAYALALLDSTDIAHPALEVVITTEEETTMGGAFAVDPKHFDGKIFINIDSEEDHKLLVSSAGGAKAVETISIIWDEAPAELETYRLYVGGLKGGHSGMEIDKQRGNANKVLGRVLYDLSNEVSFYISDIRGGLKTNAIPRESAATILFAKSDIETVEGKVEEWTRILQEELRAVDPDVHVSLTKVEEKANQVFAKETQKQLISSLFLIPNGIQSMSMDIKGLVESSTNLGVIETLQNEIKLKNEVRSSVGTLKQHITNEIKHIAELVGAQFEKESEYPEWPYNPNSPIRNLFEKVHKEKYNEDVEIYAVHAGIECSVFVQKMPELDAISFGPDIFNVHTPDEHISISSVINNWGYFIDVLRETKELVK
- a CDS encoding acyl-CoA dehydrogenase encodes the protein MEFTLTREKQMIKEMVRDFAEKEIAPKAVYHDKTAEFPYETFQKMGELGLLGIPFPEEYGGSGGDTLSYVLAVEEIGRACGGTGLSYAATISLGASPIYYFGTEEQKQKYLVPMASGKTLGAFGLTEPNAGSDAGGTQTKAILDGDEYVINGEKCWITNAEYANTIIVTAVNGVDENGRKRISAFIVPTISEGLTISSPYDKMGVRASNTCEIVLEDVRVPRENILGDVNKGFKQFLYTLDGGRISIAALAVGIAQSAFERALQYAKERKQFGKAISNFQAIQFKLADMATEIELARNLVHKAAWLKDHDKPFGKEAAMAKLFASEAASRISNQAVQIHGGYGYMREYEVERHIRDAKLLEIGEGTSEVQRLVIARHLGCR
- a CDS encoding acetyl-CoA carboxylase biotin carboxylase subunit translates to MFQKILIANRGEIAVRIIKTCQKLGIQTVAIYSEADENALHVKLADEAYVVGGPRVQESYLNLEKIIEIAKKTNTEAIHPGYGLLSENPSLAIRCKEEGIAFIGPSDEIIAKMGSKIESRLAMQEANVPVVPGITTNIETAEEALEIAKQIGYPLMLKASAGGGGIGMQLMETEQTLTKAFESNKTRAQNFFGNGEMYLERYIADAHHIEIQILADTHGNTVYLWERECSVQRRNQKVIEEAPSPFLDEKTRKKMGEVAVQAAKALGYTNAGTVEFLVDDQKNFYFLEMNTRLQVEHPVTEEITGLDLVEEQIRIAYGEKLSFTQEEINRNGHAIEARIYAEDPKTFFPSPGTITNVTLPTHVRIDHFLENNVTITPFYDPMIAKIIAHGETRDEAIVKLQNALQELKVEGIKTNTPMLLQVLEDEVFQSGVYTTGFVAKQLVKK
- a CDS encoding acetyl-CoA carboxylase biotin carboxyl carrier protein subunit; protein product: MMTKVYASMAGNVWKIVVGVGDPVEEEQDVVILESMKMEIPIVSEEAGTVMKIHVQEGDFVNEGDVLVEIE
- a CDS encoding hydroxymethylglutaryl-CoA lyase, whose amino-acid sequence is MKLPNFAVIKEVGPRDGLQNEKKIIGTKDKVTWIQLLTEAGLSYIEVSSFVHPKWVPALADASDVFRELKRESNVTYAALVPNQNGLERALLQDVDEVNVFLSASESHNKSNINKSMKEAVAVIKDITKKAEFAGKKVRGYVSTVFGCPYEGNVSIEAIDELCNQLFSYGIYEISLGDTIGVANPLQVEQVLEHLLKKYDASQFAMHFHNTYGMALANVVKSLEYGITTFDSSCGGLGGCPYAPGASGNVATDDLVHMLHKLGVQTNINEEKLWKASQFIQNKLNIQLPSHVYKALQHKTISR
- a CDS encoding enoyl-CoA hydratase, which codes for MLQLQNISVDYVTPHIVKLTLNREKQANALSLALLEELQSILTHIHEEANVRVVMITGAGEKAFCAGADLKERANMNEEQVRHAVGMIRSTMNMVEQLTQPVIAAINGIALGGGTELSLACDFRIAADSASLGLTETSLAIIPGAGGTQRLPRLIGIGRAKELIYTGRRISAQEAKEYGLVEFVVPKHSLEEKAIEMAERIASNGPIAVRLAKQAISNGIQVDLHTGLQMEKQAYEGVIQTKDRLEGLQAFKEKRKPIYKGE
- a CDS encoding acyl-CoA carboxylase subunit beta; the protein is MLDQKQQLHSLEDRIETITQGGAPKYHEQNKAKGKLFVRERLARLFDNGEYVEDALFANCEKKDLPADGVVTATGKIHGRTVCVMANDSTVKAGSWGSRTVEKILRIQETAEKLRVPLFYLVDSAGARITDQVEMFPGRRGAGRIFYNQVKLSGKVPQICLLFGPSAAGGAYIPAFCDVVMMVEGNASMYLGSPRMAEMVIGEKVTLEEMGGARMHCSVSGCGDVLCKTEEDAISQARQYISYFPNNYLEKTPMTTPQEPKEFEKTLEQIIPENQNTPFNMKDLINRIVDEGSFFEVKKLFAQELITGLARIDGKPVGIIANQPRMKGGVLFHDSADKAAKFINLCDAYHIPLLFLADVPGFMIGTKVERAGIIRHGAKMISAMSEATVPKISIVVRKAYGAGLYAMAGPAFEPDCCLALPTASIAVMGPEAAVNAVYAKKIAALPEEERAAFIEEKREEYKQDIDIYRLASEMVIDGIVHPNDLREELKKRFDMYMSKYQIFTDRKHPVYPV
- a CDS encoding AMP-binding protein; this encodes MKQAVWFPTEEYKEKTRLYGWMKKLGYEDYDVFYKKSIEETAWFWGEAEKAVGYQWMKPYMEVLDLENGTPFAHWYTEGTCNVVESALSRWLAEEETRMQPALMYEGENGTSKSFTYEELDHWVSKVANGLKHSGIEKGDRVTIYMPMIPETVVAMLAVMKIGAIISPIFSGFAADAVMTRVQAAGSKMIITADGFSRRGKIVSLKDEVDKACEQCPTVEKVVIVRHAGNDFTPHNYDLSWSILEKEKPFTHAEEMKSDDPLMLIYTSGTTGKPKGTVHTHAGFPLKAAFDAGFGMDIKQGNRVLWVTDMGWMMGPFLLFGSLINGATMVMYEGVPDYPKADRLWETVDQYQITHLGISPTLIRALMAKGDEYVKQHSLKSLKVFASTGEPWNPDPWMWLFETVGKGKVPICNYSGGTEISGGIFGNVLVKPIAPVSFNAALPGMAAVVLDEQGNPIQDEVGELCLEKPWVGMTKSFWEDDERYVNTYWSRFKNKWVHGDWVIYDGEQYIITGRSDDTLNIAGKRIGPAEYESILMKHTDIVEAAAIGVPDDVKGEVCHCFVVLQEGISFTDQLKKELMDLVNSHIGKALCPKDIHMVEDLPKTRNAKVMRRIIKAAYLGKELGDLSSLVNPEVVPYIQGLQSSRI